One genomic segment of Virgibacillus doumboii includes these proteins:
- a CDS encoding YjiH family protein produces MKNNSYEIADHLKFIIPSLIGVFLFMTPVGTDDGMTIPIAVLAGWVQSELGGQLSLIMMIIIVLTAIMTVFARLPGKEALQKTPFFQQLFHVSIFWTITRILAAIFAIMVYFRLGPEAIHGGATGQLLLGDLLHVLFAVFLFAGLFLPLLMNYGLLDLFGTLMTKIMRPLFKLPGRSSIDSLASWIGDGTIGVLLTSKQYDDGYYTKREAATIGTTFSVVSITFTLVVIEQVGLGHMFIPFYLTVIAAGFVAALIMPRIPPLSTKADTYVSEAEGGIEEEIPEGYNSFTFGYRKALDRASKESSVYKFFKEGGQNILDMWMGVAPIVMAFGLVALIIAEYTQVFSWLGLPFIPLLELMQVPYAEAASETILIGFADMFLPAIIGASIEAEITRFIIAALSVTQLIYMSEVGGLLLGSRVPVSFKDLFVIFLLRTLITLPIIVLIAHMIF; encoded by the coding sequence ATGAAAAATAATTCGTATGAAATTGCGGATCATCTTAAATTTATTATTCCTTCATTAATCGGTGTATTCTTGTTTATGACACCAGTCGGCACCGATGATGGTATGACGATTCCGATTGCTGTTTTAGCAGGATGGGTACAGTCGGAACTTGGCGGTCAACTTTCATTAATCATGATGATCATTATTGTTTTGACAGCGATTATGACTGTATTTGCAAGATTACCAGGAAAAGAAGCTTTACAAAAAACGCCTTTTTTTCAGCAGTTATTTCACGTCAGTATATTCTGGACCATCACGCGAATTCTGGCAGCTATTTTCGCAATCATGGTTTATTTTCGTCTGGGGCCGGAAGCAATACATGGTGGAGCTACAGGACAATTGCTTTTAGGTGACCTGCTTCATGTGCTGTTCGCTGTGTTTTTATTTGCTGGACTATTTTTACCTTTATTAATGAATTACGGTCTGTTGGATTTATTCGGTACGTTGATGACAAAAATCATGCGTCCGTTATTCAAACTTCCAGGGCGTTCATCGATTGACTCACTCGCTTCCTGGATTGGTGACGGTACAATTGGTGTACTTTTGACAAGTAAACAGTATGATGATGGATATTATACGAAGCGTGAAGCTGCAACGATTGGTACAACTTTCTCCGTTGTTTCCATCACGTTTACTCTTGTCGTTATTGAGCAGGTTGGGCTTGGTCATATGTTTATTCCATTCTATCTGACTGTAATTGCCGCCGGGTTTGTTGCAGCTCTGATCATGCCACGGATTCCCCCACTTTCAACTAAAGCAGATACATATGTTTCAGAAGCTGAAGGTGGTATTGAAGAGGAAATACCTGAGGGCTATAACAGTTTTACATTTGGATATAGGAAGGCATTGGACCGGGCTTCAAAAGAATCCAGTGTTTATAAGTTTTTTAAAGAAGGCGGCCAGAACATCCTTGATATGTGGATGGGTGTTGCGCCAATTGTTATGGCTTTCGGGTTGGTTGCGCTGATTATAGCTGAATATACACAGGTGTTCTCCTGGCTCGGCCTTCCATTTATTCCATTACTTGAGCTAATGCAGGTTCCATATGCCGAGGCTGCTTCGGAAACAATTTTAATTGGATTTGCTGACATGTTTCTGCCCGCGATAATCGGGGCATCAATTGAGGCGGAAATCACCAGGTTTATTATTGCTGCCTTATCGGTAACCCAGTTAATTTACATGTCTGAAGTCGGTGGCTTATTGCTTGGTTCAAGGGTTCCGGTTTCATTCAAAGATTTATTTGTGATTTTCCTGTTGCGAACCCTAATAACACTGCCGATAATTGTACTGATCGCGCATATGATATTTTAA